The DNA segment AGGCTGAAGATGGTTTGGCGATTAAGAAACTCAAAACCGAGGAAAGGCTTTATAAACCGAGGTAAATGAGCCTTTGTGACGTCACAAGGCAGGTTTTTGGGAAACGACCTTTGGTACAATGTTGAAGATTTTAAAGGGGCTGGGAGCACCAGCTGGGTTATGCCAGTCCTTTTGTCTTTGTTTATACATTTTAATTACTTTGATCCTCACTGGTGAGTTTTGATCAGCTGTCTTTGATTATGTTCCGTAGTTTAGGCCCTGATTGATAGTTGCCACCTGTCTGTtaactgtttctgtgtaggctctcagttgtccaggtggtttccatagtagagaagcctgaatcttcgactggactgggttgcttgacgcgagggcgttttgcttcaaatcgcagaagcttcctcagctaaaattcttgtgctggtggtctgacttctgagcAAACGTCCTCTACTATGTTAACTGTGTTGTTTGTCAGCAGAATTTCTCAAAAATACATTTGATGGTCATTCGGATAACAAGCCTGAAGCAGTTACGATCAAAGTTCAAAGAAGAGATCAACGATTAATGTTGAAAAATCCACACCTTGAGTGGGATTTGCACCAAAATTGTGGCCAGTAGGAatcgctgtgcatgtggtagtcagtgGGTCTCAGTCCCCTGACagccaaaaggattctctggccactcaggccagaaCCCGGGTTTCAGATGAATGGTCAGAGCATCTGCCCCCCCAATTCTGGAGATCGTGAGTTTATGTCCTGAGGGGAGCGAGTGGGAGAAGTCAATTACAAGGCAGAAGCAGAGAGAGTACAAACCGCTACATCTGTGCCACAATTGTGATCCTGTTTACAGCAATCCTTGTTACAggatcaaattaatctggatcaaATGCAGTGTCAAGCTCAAAGTGTTTAGGTTCAAAGCTGGAAAAAAATATCAAAAGCAATGAGACACCCCTTGATCTGAATCTGCACCAAAACTGACATACTGTTTACAACTATATTTATTACAGGATCAAATGCAGGGACAAGATCAAAGGTATTACAATCAAAGATAAAGACTCaaagatcaaaaacattgatccaCCCCTCAGTTGGGATTCAGATCCTTGTTGCAGGATAGAGTGAATCAGGATGCACTGTAACAGTGGTGTGTTTCTGGCAGGTTGCCCATCCCCGGCTGCCTATTGAACATGTTTCCAGAGGACGTGGACCCAGAGACTGAGGACAGCTCTCTGCACGGAGGACGCGTCCGCTCTTTCAAACACGAGAGAGGAAACTGGGCCACCTACGTTTATTTGCCATGTAGGAGTGATGGTGTCCCTGCGGGCTCTCCATGTATCTGCTGTGATCTGGTTTCTGGCAATAATCACATTACTTGTGTGTTTGCGTCTGGTCTTATCTGCGTCTGTCTCCTTTTCCCATCAGACAGTCCAGATGAAGACTTCAGGGAGCTGCTGGAGCAGCTGCTGTCCACAGCAAAGGCCTGCGGTGTGGATTTGACCCCGCAGGAGGAGTTTCACCTCAGCCTGTCGCAGACGGTGGTCTTGAGGCACCACTGGATCCAACCCTTTACCCAGAGCCTGAGGACGGGCTCAGCACCCtgcaaaaggtgtgtgtgtgtgtgtgagagagagagagagagagagatgaagatTTAACGAGGAATTTAAttatctgtatgcaccactctgcatttaatcattagtgattgatctctgctcccctccacagcatgtctttttcccggttctctccctcagccccaaccagtcccagcagaagactgcccctccctgagcctggttctgctggaggtttcttcctgttaaaagggagcactgttgccaagtgcttgctcacagggggtcgttttgaccgttgggttttttccgtaattattgtatggctttgccttacaatataaagtgccttggggcaactgtttgttgtgatttggcgctatataaataaaattgatttgatttgatttgataaaagtTTGCTGTGAtgtaggaaaaaagtataaaaaatgcTAAAACTCATTATAAATGTAACAGTATGCAGAATGTGTCATTGTGCTTGATTATAGCTGTCTACAAAATAACTCATAAATATTTCATGgtagacacttgatacttacGTGATAGGTAAACCATATCGAGAAGACGAGCTGATTAGAGTTCAGGATTGCTTTGAGGGTAATGTTGTGTTTTAACGAGGATGAAGTGAATTCTCTTTTGAGTACAATAGCTCACAACTGTTACGTGGTGCAACCGACACTTGATGTGTATTCCATAGGTAACCCCTATGGAATAGAGGAACTGATTAGATTTTAGACTTGTTTACTGTGTAGCTTTGCATATTATTGAGGATATGATAATTTCTTATTTCTGGACAGTAACTCATTAATATTAAATAGTAAACACTTGATGCTTACACCAGAGGTATCTCCCCTGGGAGGTAGATGAGCTGATTAGACTGTAGTTTCGTTTTGTGCATAcaatgcatctagaaagtattcacagaacttcacttttttacattttgttgttagtctttttccaaaatggatgaaattaatcattttttcctcaaagttttacacacacaataccccataatgactatgtgaaaaggtttttttgtttttaggtttttgcaaatttatatatatatatatatatatatatatacaagaaatcacgtacataagtattcacagcctttgccatgcatcaacaaagtattgagcaaaggctgtgaatacttatgtacgtgatttcttgttttgtttttgggggaggtttttttttggagtaaggctgtaacataacaaaatgtgaaaaagtgaagtgctgtgaatactttctggatacactataAGTTCACGTTACTGATGATTGAGTGATTTTTGTACCAGCTAATACTCATGAATACTTCATGATAGAGTCCGTATGTTGTGAATGTGTGTATATTATGGGACGACGTACAAATATCAGTTGTTGGTCTCCAAACATTCCTAGCTCAGGAGCGTTTGATTAGATTTGTACGAGCTGTATAAATCCCGGGCTCGTGGTAcaaggagtcccaaacaggaagtgacaaattttgaatccacagtgaaacaggaaatgtcaaatgttgaacacttcctggagctacagcagaggatattaacctgttttcattatgttgtttttgcactGGTATATTTATCCTCTGGAAGGGTTTTGTGTAAGTTTTTGTTtctctcaattaaaaaaaaagaaaagaaacaggaaatgctaaatgttgagttgaCATTGAATCCGGGAACGCTAAAGTGAGAGGCAGCACGTACTTTGACAGCATGAGGTCACtcagtgactatttagtgtgtaaattgcatgaaggcttttagccatgctaatgctgcccagaaccatttaaaatgaaatggtaaatgtactgcatttatatatcgcttctccatctgcatcagacgctcaaagcgctttacaataatgcctcacattcaccccgatgtcagggtgctgccatacaaggtactcactacacactgggagaaactaggggattaaggaccttgctcaagggcccttagtgattttccaatcaggctgggatttgaacagaggatcctctggtctcaagcccaacgcttatccactagaccatcaccccccagaaaataaagtgtgaaggacctaaatgacatggtgagacacAGAAGAGCTCCGCTCATTcttgttcatgtccgtgacatgtaCATATTAGTCACAGTGATTGTGTACACGACATGCTTCTAATGTTCATGTAGGAGCTGATTGTTGGTCTCTCGTTGCCAGGTTTATGTGCTTGGCAGACAGGCTGAAGGTGTACTGCAATGCTGAGAAGACAAGGTACACTCACACAAGTCTGGAACTCCTGCAGAGGAATTATGGGACTCTTGATGGCTCCCCTCATTTAGTCTCCTTCCTGCACGATCACTCACTTTTGGAGAGCTGCCCGCTGCAGACAGATTTACCGCTCAGTGCCATAATCtctgtatttcttaaagatggaTGGAAattaagttgaagaaaatgatttAATGTGTTCATCCCccacttgtccaaagaaaactggctgtaaaagtgatggaaGTTATCATGTTAATGAGGGTCTATAATTATACATTccattattttggctttgatatttttgcaCACACAGACTTGGCTTGACGTCTTTTTGTTCCCTCCAGGACCTTCCTGGGGATGGAGGTTTCTGCCGGTCACGCTCAGCTGCTGGACCTGGTCCGAGTGGTGGACAGAACTATGACAGAGTTTGGTCTGGACACGTTCTATAaggtctgaattgttttgtgtgtgtggtcacaTATTCCTGCCTGCTGATACTTCCTTATGcaggtttaattttgtggaacccCCCCAGATCATGTGTTATAGGAGTCATACAAAAGAAAATATAAGcaatttcttttttacttttgcaGTTTACTGTAGGAAATGTATAAAAGAAGAATTTCTCCTGTCATTTGTCAGGCTTGTTGAGCACACTGTGGTGGTTTTCCGACTTGAGGAACATCGTCAGATGATTTTCAGACTTGTGGTTTTTATCCCTCGCTGGCTGAAGGGGAATTATGTCTTGGTGATTTCTGTCTGTCCGACCATCCATCCGTGCCAAAAAGTGTATAcatgttctgaaatcaactcctctcacattcttAGTAGGAATTTCATATAACTTGGTATAAGTCCTTGCTATAGGTTGATAATACGTATATTGTAATATTTTACAAGCTtgacccattttaccagagttatggcccttgattaacaaacctagacactgccagtttcatgagttggtgcctgcattctgaaatcagcccctcacatatttaggatgaatttcatgaaaattggtacacgtccttaaaatgttatcagaatgtaacatgaacttgtaccaaagcagcatttgacaGCAGGGAAATCGTGTTCTGAGCACTCTTGTTCAGACTTGTCGAAAATAATGAGGTGGATTTTCAAACTTCCTCAATGCAATCAGATGATTTTCCAACTTGAGGAAGGCCATCAGCTGGTCTTCAGATTTGCTGAACGCGATCAGACTTCTGGAGCATGATTGGGTGGTTTTTCAGGCTTCCCGAACGTGATCAGAGGGTCTTCCAACTTGAGTAACATGATCAGGTGGTCTTCAGAATTGCTGCATTGAGAGATAATCTGGTTTGTTGCCCCCCATTAATTTGAGTCTTCAGTACAACTAAGGAGCTTTAAAATGGTTTAGAACAGGTTCATCACCCTttgaagtcattttaaatggttcCAAACTTGAGGCAAATAGTTTAAAGGTGATTTAAACTAGTTTTGATCATCAGTAtatctgtggatttttttttttacttttatgtgAAAATTTGTAATTTGAAGATGTCTCCTTGATTTTGTAGacagtttttaatgtttttactcttttcttacacCTTCTTCTTCAGTCTGCCTCTGTGTCACTTCCTCAGCTTGGAGTTCTAATAAAGCTTTTTCTTGCTTCGTGCTCTGTCTCCTGTGTGGTCTTTAGGATCCGTCTTTCCACGTGAGCCTGGTCTGGTGTGTCGGAGACCAAACCGCACCGCTGCAGGCGTGCATACAGCGGCTGCAGGTACGTGCACTTCCTGTTTGTGTCCTGATCCACAGACACTCGTCCTTAGTTGTAACGCCCTGAAAAAGGCAAACTGCACCTCTAAAATCACCTGTTGTACTTCAGTTTCATGTTGTGTAAACGGTTAAAGGAGACATGTTACTCACCTTTAATTCAGCAACCTAACATATGACATCAGcagagtttatttaaaaaaaaacgtttttaccCAGATGACCTCATAAAGAGATGAAAATAACATTCTGAAAACATCTGATGAAAGGATTAAACATCCTTTGTTGTTTTTGCATCAAACTGAATTTATCCTGAAATGTATTTGTGATTGTTTATGTCAGAATGTAATGATGTCTGTGTCCAGGACACAGAAGCTGAGTTTCCCCCTGAAATCTTTTTATTATTTCAAGATGACACTCCCCCCAGACAACAGAATTAGTTCCTCGTTTTCTGCAGAAATCAGAACTTTGTTTTCCCAATAATTTTCCTGTTATCTCTGGAAAGTACAAGTTTGTGTTCCAGagataactgatttttttttttttttttttccattaactgAAGGAAATGAAACCTTTCTCCTAATTTTAACAGAATTATTTTCTCATTGTCTTCAGAAAACACAACTCTTCTTGCACAGGAGAAACCAAACGTCCCCTCAGGACACAACGAGCCTGACAGGAAAACAGTTTTTTCAAGCTGATTAAATTAGTCCACTATCTTCAGGAAATTAAGTTTATTTTCATGGAACACAACAGGGAGAAGGAATAAAACCCTGTTGACTTCCATACAAAATCCAATTTATTCTGATCTCAGACTATCTGAAGCAGAATTTCCCAACAATGTGAttttaatgtttatttctttAAGAGTCTCATTGATGACCCCGATGAGGGACCCTTCCACATGAGTTTGGACTGCACAGAACTGCGCTGCAGGACAGGAAATAAAATCTTCCGCTTCTGTCTGGACTCCTGAAACCTGATCTTCAAGCAGACGTGTTTGGAAGAACCAGCTGGTCCGGTGAAAGACAGATTTTTTGTCCTTTTAAAGGATTTGACATTTTCCTGCTAATGTCACGATTAAGTCAAAAGACTTGACTCTCTGCTGCCCCCTATGCATGTGACACTTCATTTTCAGGTTG comes from the Thalassophryne amazonica chromosome 8, fThaAma1.1, whole genome shotgun sequence genome and includes:
- the usb1 gene encoding U6 snRNA phosphodiesterase; the encoded protein is MLVGYSSSSEEENEAEKLHRRQKRQQDAEAEDGLAIKKLKTEERLYKPRLPIPGCLLNMFPEDVDPETEDSSLHGGRVRSFKHERGNWATYVYLPYSPDEDFRELLEQLLSTAKACGVDLTPQEEFHLSLSQTVVLRHHWIQPFTQSLRTGSAPCKRFMCLADRLKVYCNAEKTRTFLGMEVSAGHAQLLDLVRVVDRTMTEFGLDTFYKDPSFHVSLVWCVGDQTAPLQACIQRLQSLIDDPDEGPFHMSLDCTELRCRTGNKIFRFCLDS